One Bacillota bacterium DNA segment encodes these proteins:
- a CDS encoding TetR/AcrR family transcriptional regulator, producing MARAGEGTQYALRREEIIQVAAELFREKGYRNSTLEEVAGRLGVTRPALYHYIRSKEELLSEIYSRVMSRLLGQVEEILARGLDPVATLRAIVVGHVEFVIRNRAIVTVFFQEKGSLPEEQYRRIADQKRRYDALVQAVVERGQRAGLLRPLDAKLTVYAIMGMANWPYQWFHLEGPVAPRALGDLCADLVLAGLLSEQGREAEESPAGAAAAGGGRAGQAASGRDGRR from the coding sequence GTGGCCCGCGCCGGCGAGGGAACCCAGTACGCGCTCCGCCGCGAGGAGATCATCCAGGTGGCCGCGGAGCTCTTCCGCGAGAAGGGCTACCGGAACAGCACCCTCGAGGAGGTGGCCGGCCGGCTGGGGGTGACCCGTCCGGCCCTCTACCACTACATCCGCTCGAAGGAGGAGCTGCTCAGCGAGATCTACAGCCGGGTGATGAGCCGGCTCCTCGGGCAGGTGGAGGAGATCCTGGCCAGGGGGCTCGACCCGGTGGCGACGCTCCGCGCCATCGTCGTCGGCCACGTGGAGTTCGTCATCCGCAACCGCGCCATCGTCACCGTCTTCTTCCAGGAGAAGGGCTCGCTGCCCGAGGAGCAGTACCGGCGGATCGCCGACCAGAAGCGGCGCTACGATGCGCTGGTGCAGGCGGTGGTCGAGCGCGGGCAGCGGGCGGGCCTCCTCCGCCCGCTCGACGCGAAGCTGACGGTCTACGCCATCATGGGCATGGCCAACTGGCCCTACCAGTGGTTCCACCTCGAGGGCCCGGTGGCGCCCCGCGCGCTGGGCGACCTCTGCGCCGACCTGGTGCTGGCCGGCCTCCTCTCGGAGCAGGGCCGGGAGGCGGAGGAAAGCCCCGCCGGCGCCGCAGCCGCGGGGGGCGGGCGGGCAGGGCAGGCCGCCTCCGGGAGGGACGGGCGCCGATGA
- a CDS encoding carboxyl transferase domain-containing protein, translating to MRKEAAGADPVPARRIGTPADRSDPAYRANERAMRALVEELRTRREEAQHRRDPDAVARHRARGKWLARERVEALVDPGTAFLELSPLAAWGMYDGEAPQAGILTGIGRVAGRECVIVANDATVKGGTYYPMTVKKHLRAQEIAEQNRLPCIYLVDSGGAFLPLQAEVFPDRDHFGRIFYNQARMSAKGIPQIAAVMGSCTAGGAYVPAMSDQAVIVRGTGTIFLGGPPLVKAATGEEVSAEELGGADVHSRISGVTDYLAEDDAEAIQMVRRMVADLGPAEPPPWELAEPEPPAFDPEELYGIVPVDLRQSYDVREVIARIVDGSRFHEFKELYGPTLVTGWARIMGYPVGILANNGVLFSESAVKGAHFIELCVQRRIPLVFLQNITGFMVGREYENRGIAKDGAKMVTAVATADVPKLTVVIGGSFGAGNYAMAGRAYQPHFLWMWPQARISVMGGPQAASTLLTVRLDALAREGRSMSEEEQRAFQAPILAKYEEEGSPYYSTARLWDDGIIDPAETRQVLALGLAAASSGAAVASAWSRAEREEVHRFGVFRM from the coding sequence ATGAGGAAGGAGGCGGCAGGGGCCGACCCGGTCCCCGCCCGGCGGATCGGCACGCCGGCGGACCGCTCCGACCCGGCCTACCGGGCGAACGAGCGGGCGATGCGGGCGCTGGTGGAGGAACTCCGCACCCGCCGCGAGGAGGCCCAGCACCGGCGCGACCCGGACGCGGTGGCGCGCCACCGGGCGCGCGGCAAGTGGCTCGCCCGGGAGCGGGTGGAGGCGCTGGTCGATCCGGGGACCGCCTTCCTCGAGCTGAGCCCGCTGGCCGCCTGGGGCATGTACGACGGCGAGGCGCCGCAGGCCGGCATCCTGACAGGGATCGGTCGCGTCGCCGGGCGCGAGTGCGTCATCGTCGCCAACGACGCCACGGTCAAGGGCGGCACCTACTACCCCATGACGGTCAAGAAGCACCTGCGCGCCCAGGAGATCGCGGAGCAGAACCGGCTCCCCTGCATCTACCTGGTCGACTCGGGCGGGGCCTTCCTGCCGCTCCAGGCGGAGGTCTTCCCCGACCGCGACCACTTCGGGCGCATCTTCTACAACCAGGCGCGCATGTCGGCCAAGGGGATCCCGCAGATCGCCGCGGTGATGGGCTCCTGCACGGCGGGCGGCGCCTACGTCCCGGCCATGAGCGACCAGGCGGTGATCGTCCGCGGCACCGGGACCATCTTCCTGGGCGGGCCGCCGCTGGTGAAGGCGGCCACGGGCGAGGAGGTGAGCGCGGAGGAGCTGGGCGGCGCCGACGTCCATAGCCGCATCTCCGGCGTCACCGACTACCTGGCCGAGGACGACGCCGAGGCGATCCAGATGGTCCGCCGGATGGTGGCCGACCTGGGGCCGGCCGAGCCGCCGCCCTGGGAGCTGGCCGAGCCGGAGCCGCCGGCCTTCGACCCGGAGGAGCTCTACGGCATCGTGCCGGTCGACCTCCGCCAGTCGTACGACGTCCGCGAGGTGATCGCCCGCATCGTGGACGGGAGCCGCTTCCACGAGTTCAAGGAGCTCTACGGGCCGACGCTGGTGACGGGCTGGGCGCGGATCATGGGCTACCCGGTGGGCATCCTGGCCAACAACGGCGTCCTCTTCTCGGAGAGCGCGGTCAAGGGTGCCCACTTCATCGAGCTCTGCGTCCAGCGGCGGATCCCGCTGGTCTTCCTCCAGAACATCACCGGCTTCATGGTCGGGCGGGAGTACGAGAACCGGGGCATCGCCAAGGACGGGGCGAAGATGGTGACGGCGGTGGCGACGGCCGACGTGCCCAAGCTGACGGTGGTCATCGGGGGCTCCTTCGGCGCCGGCAACTATGCCATGGCCGGGCGGGCCTACCAGCCCCACTTCCTCTGGATGTGGCCGCAGGCGCGGATCAGCGTCATGGGCGGTCCGCAGGCGGCCTCGACGCTCCTCACCGTGCGGCTGGACGCCCTCGCCCGCGAGGGGCGGAGCATGAGCGAGGAGGAGCAGCGCGCCTTCCAGGCGCCCATCCTGGCCAAGTACGAGGAAGAGGGCAGCCCCTACTACTCGACGGCGCGCCTCTGGGACGACGGCATCATCGACCCGGCGGAGACGCGCCAGGTCCTGGCGCTGGGCCTGGCCGCCGCCTCCTCCGGCGCCGCCGTCGCCTCGGCCTGGAGCCGTGCCGAGCGCGAGGAGGTCCACCGCTTCGGCGTCTTCCGGATGTAG
- a CDS encoding thioesterase family protein, with protein MPGEQDSGSDSAIRPGLEGVASLRVTRERTAAAAASGALPVFGTPFLLALMEEAAFQAVAPYLGEEQSTVGIGVELRHLAPTPVGLTVTARARLLEVEGRRLVFQVEAEDGFEKVGEARHERFIVDVPRFLERAARKTARNA; from the coding sequence ATGCCGGGTGAGCAGGACAGCGGTTCGGACAGCGCGATCCGGCCGGGGCTGGAAGGGGTGGCGAGCCTCCGCGTCACCCGGGAGCGGACGGCGGCGGCTGCCGCCAGCGGGGCGCTGCCGGTCTTCGGTACGCCCTTCCTCCTGGCGCTGATGGAGGAGGCGGCCTTCCAGGCGGTGGCGCCCTACCTTGGAGAGGAGCAGTCCACGGTGGGGATCGGGGTGGAGCTCCGCCACCTGGCGCCCACGCCGGTGGGGCTGACGGTGACGGCGCGGGCGCGCCTGCTGGAGGTGGAGGGCCGCCGCCTGGTCTTCCAGGTGGAGGCCGAGGACGGGTTCGAGAAGGTGGGCGAGGCGCGCCACGAGCGCTTCATCGTGGACGTGCCGCGCTTCCTGGAGCGGGCCGCGCGGAAGACGGCCCGGAACGCCTGA
- a CDS encoding biotin carboxylase N-terminal domain-containing protein, producing MRAEAAVPGPAPRPFRRVLVANRGEIARRVIRACHRLGLEAVAVYSDADAGGLWVREADAAIRLGPAPARESYLDVERLLAAARETGAEAVHPGYGFLAEEAGFAEAVERAGLVWIGPPPEAMRAMGDKSRARQLARRLGVPVLEGYDGEEQEARRFLAEAERIGWPVLVKAAAGGGGRGMRVVPGPEELPAALESARREAEAAFGDGRLLLERYVERPRHVEVQLLFDAFGRGVHLGERECSVQRRHQKIVEESPSPAVDPALRSRLGEAALELARAVGYRSAGTVEFLLDQRGRFHFLEMNTRIQVEHPVTEEVTGLDLVALQLRLAMGEPLPFDQEAVALRGHAFEVRLYAESPEEGFLPSSGRLERFGLPEPAGRGDARGGSGLSELPGVGLPGLRVEAGFAAGDEVSPYYDALLAKLVTHGADREEALERLQAALAATEVRGVATNLPLLRRIAADPAFAAGDLSTRFLEERRLLGAAAAPPEAAVAAAVAEQLDRSGAARGGADRSPFTLLGPWRMGEGIRSRWSQAEAGQGHPARAAEAAAGGGEAAPALVVRLRGEGHRLRARVTREPAGVPAGEAASEGAAGTYRLLAGRPVLGGWQLQLEAEGGREAAAHGPRRRLWARPLAGGGWWVAEAGEGSWELRQAPPAPPAGRRPPVAASGPEEKGAASAVAVVSAPLPGTLAAVRVRPGERVERNQPLVVLEAMKMEHLVTAPQAGRVEELLHGPGDVVQRGEPLLRLVP from the coding sequence ATGCGTGCGGAGGCGGCCGTCCCCGGTCCGGCCCCCCGCCCCTTTCGCCGGGTGCTGGTGGCCAACCGCGGCGAGATCGCCCGCCGCGTCATCCGCGCCTGCCACCGCCTGGGCCTGGAGGCGGTGGCCGTCTATTCCGACGCCGACGCCGGCGGTCTCTGGGTGCGCGAGGCGGACGCCGCGATCCGCCTCGGTCCCGCGCCGGCGCGGGAGAGCTACCTGGACGTGGAGCGGCTGCTGGCGGCGGCCCGGGAGACGGGGGCGGAGGCGGTCCACCCGGGGTACGGCTTCCTGGCGGAGGAAGCCGGATTCGCCGAGGCGGTGGAGCGCGCCGGCCTGGTCTGGATCGGCCCGCCGCCCGAGGCGATGCGCGCCATGGGCGACAAGAGCCGCGCACGGCAGCTGGCGCGGCGGCTGGGCGTGCCGGTGCTGGAGGGGTACGACGGCGAGGAACAGGAGGCCCGGCGCTTCCTGGCCGAGGCCGAGCGCATCGGCTGGCCCGTCCTGGTCAAGGCGGCCGCCGGGGGCGGCGGGCGCGGCATGCGCGTGGTGCCCGGGCCGGAGGAGCTGCCGGCGGCGCTGGAGTCGGCGCGGCGCGAGGCGGAGGCCGCCTTCGGCGACGGCCGCCTCCTCCTCGAGCGCTACGTGGAACGGCCGCGCCACGTGGAGGTGCAGCTCCTCTTCGACGCCTTCGGCCGGGGCGTCCACCTGGGCGAGCGCGAGTGCTCGGTCCAGCGCCGGCACCAGAAGATCGTGGAGGAAAGCCCTTCGCCGGCGGTGGATCCGGCGCTCCGGAGCCGGCTCGGCGAGGCGGCGCTGGAGCTGGCGCGGGCGGTGGGCTACCGGAGCGCGGGGACGGTGGAGTTCCTGCTGGACCAGCGGGGACGGTTCCACTTCCTGGAGATGAACACCCGCATCCAGGTGGAGCACCCCGTGACCGAGGAAGTGACCGGTCTCGACCTCGTGGCGCTCCAGCTCCGCCTGGCCATGGGCGAGCCCCTGCCCTTCGACCAGGAAGCGGTGGCGCTCCGCGGCCACGCCTTCGAGGTCCGGCTCTACGCCGAGTCGCCGGAGGAGGGCTTCCTCCCCTCCAGCGGGCGCCTGGAGCGCTTCGGCCTCCCGGAACCGGCCGGGCGGGGCGACGCGCGTGGCGGCTCCGGCCTGTCGGAGCTGCCCGGCGTGGGGTTGCCGGGCCTGCGCGTCGAGGCCGGCTTCGCCGCCGGCGACGAGGTCAGCCCGTACTACGACGCGCTCCTGGCCAAACTGGTGACGCACGGCGCCGACCGGGAGGAGGCGCTGGAGCGCCTCCAGGCGGCGCTGGCGGCGACGGAGGTGCGCGGCGTCGCGACCAACCTGCCGCTCCTGCGGCGCATCGCCGCCGACCCGGCCTTCGCCGCCGGCGACCTCTCCACCCGCTTCCTGGAGGAGCGGCGGCTGCTCGGGGCGGCCGCGGCGCCGCCGGAGGCGGCGGTGGCGGCCGCCGTGGCGGAGCAGTTGGACAGGTCCGGAGCCGCCCGCGGAGGGGCGGACCGCTCGCCCTTCACCCTGCTCGGTCCCTGGCGCATGGGCGAGGGCATCCGCAGCCGCTGGTCGCAGGCGGAGGCTGGCCAGGGCCATCCCGCGCGTGCGGCGGAGGCGGCCGCGGGCGGCGGGGAAGCCGCCCCTGCGCTGGTGGTGCGCCTGCGCGGCGAGGGGCACCGTCTCCGCGCCCGGGTGACGCGCGAGCCGGCCGGGGTGCCTGCTGGGGAGGCCGCGTCCGAGGGGGCGGCGGGCACGTACCGGCTCCTGGCCGGCCGTCCGGTGCTGGGCGGCTGGCAACTTCAGCTGGAGGCCGAGGGCGGGCGGGAAGCCGCGGCCCATGGCCCCCGCCGGCGCCTCTGGGCCCGGCCCCTGGCGGGCGGAGGCTGGTGGGTGGCGGAGGCCGGCGAGGGTTCCTGGGAACTGCGACAGGCGCCGCCCGCACCGCCCGCCGGGCGCCGCCCGCCGGTTGCGGCGAGCGGCCCGGAGGAGAAGGGGGCGGCGTCGGCCGTGGCGGTGGTGAGCGCACCGCTTCCCGGGACACTGGCGGCCGTCCGCGTCCGGCCCGGCGAACGGGTCGAGCGCAACCAGCCTCTGGTGGTCCTGGAGGCGATGAAGATGGAGCACCTGGTGACCGCACCCCAGGCGGGCCGGGTGGAAGAACTGCTGCACGGGCCGGGCGACGTGGTCCAGCGGGGGGAGCCGCTCCTTCGCCTGGTTCCCTGA
- a CDS encoding phosphoadenylyl-sulfate reductase produces MIESPPRLEELERVAAELETAPPEQIVRWAVGRYEPAIALATSFGAEDMVLLDMLARIQERPRAFFLDTGLHFPETYALRDRVVAAYPQLDLEVIRPRLTVEQQERAFGPALWRRDPDRCCALRKVEPLERALRPLSAWVTGLRREQAPTRRNIRVVEWDRRHGLVKVNPLARWRQREVWRYIREHGLPYNPLHDRGYPSIGCQPCTSPVADGEDPRAGRWRGLGKTECGLHV; encoded by the coding sequence GTGATCGAGAGCCCGCCTCGCCTGGAAGAGCTGGAGCGGGTGGCGGCCGAGCTGGAGACGGCCCCGCCCGAGCAGATCGTGCGTTGGGCGGTGGGGCGCTATGAGCCCGCCATCGCGCTCGCGACCAGCTTCGGCGCCGAGGACATGGTCCTCCTGGATATGCTCGCGCGGATCCAGGAGCGGCCGCGGGCCTTCTTCCTGGACACCGGCCTCCACTTTCCCGAGACCTACGCGCTCCGCGACCGGGTGGTGGCGGCCTACCCGCAGCTGGACCTCGAGGTGATCCGGCCCCGCCTCACGGTGGAGCAGCAGGAGCGGGCCTTTGGGCCGGCGCTCTGGCGCCGCGACCCCGATCGCTGCTGCGCCCTGCGCAAGGTGGAGCCGCTGGAGCGGGCGCTCCGGCCGCTCTCCGCCTGGGTGACCGGGCTGCGGCGGGAACAGGCGCCCACCCGCCGGAACATCCGCGTGGTGGAGTGGGACCGCCGCCATGGGCTGGTCAAGGTCAACCCGCTGGCCCGCTGGCGGCAGCGGGAGGTCTGGCGGTACATCCGCGAGCACGGCCTCCCCTACAACCCGCTCCACGACCGGGGCTATCCCAGCATCGGCTGCCAGCCCTGCACCTCCCCGGTGGCGGACGGCGAGGACCCCAGGGCGGGTCGCTGGCGCGGCCTGGGCAAGACGGAGTGCGGTCTCCATGTCTGA
- the sat gene encoding sulfate adenylyltransferase: protein MSEPRGAALPPYGGRLVDRRLPPVRQDQARAEALRLRALPLPPHLWGELELIADGGYSPLEGFMEEADYLSVLERARLANGLPWGLPVVFRLPPGWPESERPQPGERLRLEAAGRPVAVLEVRSVFRAPREREAEAVFGTRDPAHPGVARLEAEGEWAVGGPILLLESPPSRLGAAWARYRLRPAQTRALFLKLGWRRIVAFQTRNPIHRAHEYLLKCALEIADGLLIHPLVGETRPGEVPADVRLRAYEALLRRRFPAGRAVLALYPAAMRYAGPREALMHAIARRNYGATHLIVGRDHAGVGGYYGPYDAQRLFDRFDPGELGIEILRFEAAFFCRACGGMATAKTCPHGPEERLSLSGTEVRARLGRGEPLPPEFTRPEVAAVLEEAAGSAPQAREARGKGAEAGGAAAAV, encoded by the coding sequence ATGTCTGAGCCGCGGGGAGCTGCCCTGCCGCCCTACGGCGGACGTCTGGTCGACCGGCGCCTGCCCCCGGTCCGCCAGGACCAGGCGCGGGCCGAAGCGCTCCGGCTCCGGGCGCTGCCGCTGCCACCCCACCTCTGGGGCGAGCTGGAGCTGATCGCGGACGGGGGGTACAGCCCCCTGGAGGGATTCATGGAGGAGGCGGACTACCTCTCCGTCCTGGAGCGGGCGCGGCTGGCGAACGGCCTCCCCTGGGGACTGCCCGTCGTGTTCCGCCTGCCGCCGGGCTGGCCGGAGAGCGAGCGGCCGCAGCCCGGCGAGCGGCTACGCCTGGAGGCGGCAGGTCGACCGGTGGCCGTCCTGGAGGTGAGGAGCGTCTTCCGGGCGCCCAGGGAGCGGGAGGCGGAGGCGGTCTTCGGCACCCGCGACCCGGCCCACCCGGGTGTCGCCCGCCTGGAGGCGGAGGGCGAGTGGGCCGTGGGCGGCCCGATCCTGCTCCTGGAGAGCCCGCCCAGCCGCCTGGGCGCCGCCTGGGCGCGCTACCGGCTGCGGCCGGCCCAGACCCGGGCGCTCTTCCTGAAACTCGGCTGGCGGCGCATCGTCGCCTTCCAGACCCGGAACCCGATCCACCGCGCGCACGAGTACCTGCTGAAGTGCGCCCTGGAGATCGCGGACGGGCTTCTCATCCACCCGCTGGTGGGGGAGACGCGGCCGGGGGAGGTGCCGGCGGACGTCCGCCTGCGGGCCTACGAGGCGCTCCTCCGGCGCCGTTTCCCGGCGGGCCGCGCGGTCCTCGCCCTCTACCCGGCCGCGATGCGCTATGCGGGCCCGCGGGAGGCGCTGATGCACGCCATCGCCCGGCGGAACTACGGCGCCACGCACCTGATCGTGGGCCGCGACCACGCCGGCGTGGGCGGCTACTACGGTCCCTACGACGCCCAGCGGCTCTTCGACCGCTTCGATCCCGGCGAGCTGGGCATCGAGATCCTCCGCTTCGAGGCCGCCTTCTTCTGCCGCGCCTGCGGCGGCATGGCCACCGCCAAGACCTGCCCGCACGGGCCGGAGGAGCGGCTCAGCCTGAGCGGCACCGAGGTGCGGGCGCGGCTCGGGCGCGGCGAACCGCTGCCGCCGGAGTTCACGCGCCCCGAAGTGGCGGCCGTCCTGGAGGAGGCGGCCGGCAGCGCGCCTCAGGCCCGCGAGGCGCGCGGGAAGGGGGCGGAGGCGGGGGGCGCGGCCGCAGCGGTCTAG
- a CDS encoding DUF2267 domain-containing protein, protein MAEGAGYDRAELYRRVREAARLGSDEEAATLVRAVLRSLGQVLPWESRALLERRLPGELAAEMERFAAPEPDPLVDREVFLGRLTGGLATEGLYDQTLGGLDLFSDHVDEDAIRQTRAVFAALQEGLGAEEREQVASRLPEEVADWWRDPA, encoded by the coding sequence ATGGCGGAAGGCGCGGGATACGACCGGGCGGAACTCTACCGCCGCGTGCGCGAGGCGGCCCGGCTGGGGAGCGACGAGGAGGCGGCCACCCTGGTGCGCGCGGTCCTCCGCTCGCTGGGACAGGTGCTGCCCTGGGAGAGCCGGGCGCTCCTGGAGAGGCGGCTCCCGGGCGAGCTGGCGGCGGAGATGGAGCGGTTCGCGGCGCCGGAGCCGGATCCGCTGGTGGACCGGGAGGTCTTCCTGGGCCGGCTGACCGGCGGCCTCGCCACCGAGGGTCTCTACGACCAGACCCTGGGGGGCCTCGACCTCTTCTCGGACCACGTGGACGAGGATGCGATCCGGCAGACGCGGGCCGTCTTCGCCGCGCTCCAGGAGGGGCTCGGCGCGGAGGAGCGGGAGCAGGTGGCCTCCCGGCTTCCCGAGGAAGTGGCCGACTGGTGGCGGGACCCCGCCTGA
- a CDS encoding 2-oxoacid:ferredoxin oxidoreductase subunit beta, producing MSVDGRRLPSRDGRQLSARDYMTEQRPTWCPGCGDFGILAALREALLQEGIAPHEVILVSGIGCGSKLPDYMRVNGFLTLHGRPLPIATGFRLANPSMRVLVVDGDGDAYGIGGNHWLHTCRRNPGIVHLVENNQIYALTKGQYSPTTEQGTRTTTSPEGAIERPVNPLRTALAAGATFVARGFAGEPKDLARLIREALHHRGYALVDILQPCITYNKVNTYDWYAERIVRLEAEGHDPSDFDAAWERAGEFGERIPVGILYRTEEVPAYEEKVPGLQRGPLVQRPLDDLDEAAFEALQRELV from the coding sequence GTGTCCGTTGACGGCCGGAGGCTTCCCTCCCGGGACGGCCGGCAGCTCTCGGCGCGCGACTACATGACCGAGCAGCGGCCCACCTGGTGCCCCGGCTGCGGCGACTTCGGCATCCTGGCCGCCCTCCGCGAGGCGCTCCTCCAGGAGGGGATCGCGCCCCACGAGGTGATCCTCGTCTCCGGCATCGGCTGCGGTTCGAAGCTGCCCGACTACATGCGCGTCAACGGCTTCCTGACGCTCCACGGGCGCCCGCTGCCCATCGCCACCGGCTTCCGCCTGGCCAACCCGTCGATGCGGGTCCTGGTGGTGGACGGCGACGGCGACGCCTACGGGATCGGCGGCAACCACTGGCTCCACACCTGCCGGCGGAACCCGGGGATCGTCCACCTGGTGGAGAACAACCAGATCTACGCGCTGACCAAGGGCCAGTACTCGCCCACCACCGAGCAGGGGACCCGGACCACCACCTCGCCGGAGGGGGCCATCGAGCGGCCCGTCAACCCGCTCCGGACCGCGCTGGCCGCCGGCGCCACCTTCGTGGCCCGGGGCTTCGCCGGGGAGCCCAAGGATCTGGCGCGGCTGATCCGCGAGGCGCTCCACCACCGCGGCTACGCCCTGGTCGACATCCTCCAGCCGTGCATCACCTACAACAAGGTGAACACCTACGACTGGTACGCCGAGCGCATCGTACGCCTGGAGGCGGAGGGCCACGACCCCTCCGACTTCGACGCTGCCTGGGAACGCGCCGGGGAGTTCGGCGAGCGGATCCCGGTGGGCATCCTCTACCGGACCGAGGAGGTGCCCGCCTACGAGGAGAAGGTGCCCGGCCTGCAACGGGGGCCGCTGGTCCAGCGCCCCCTGGACGACCTGGACGAGGCCGCCTTCGAGGCGCTTCAGCGCGAGCTGGTGTAG
- a CDS encoding 2-oxoacid:acceptor oxidoreductase subunit alpha — protein MRDQDVSLVIGGDAGQGVESSGAGFSSALARAGYHIFCIADYRSRIRGGHNFYQIRAATRPVASHAEPPALLLALTAESVELHLEKLAPDAAVIYDSSFRLDRTAVERSGRLAVPVPMNEIAVRHGSKVMMNTAALAAAAGLLHFPLGQMEEVIRRNFARKGETAVEGNLAVARETYALVAGSPEAARFRYRLPGRPGQPERMLLHGNHAFSLGAVAAGCRFIAAYPMTPATTILEWMTAHAEPLGVVTKHAEDELAAVCMAIGAGFAGARAMCSTSGGGFSLMTEALGLAGMTETPVVVVDVQRGGPSTGLPTRTEQGDLLFVLHASQGDFPRFVLAPGDHVDAFETAMRAFNLAERYQAPVIVLSDEFLASSLRTLEFGQLRRDAVPIDRGKTRRPGEKPLPGERGAGGGQQDGSAGRRDGYLRFAFTADGISPRVIPGDPQAVYGASSDEHDEAGHITEEMDNRRRMMEKRMRKLETALAAGDVRGPRRVGPEEAEVTLLTWGSTLGPAREALEVLQARGVRANLLHWTDIWPFHVEAAERELRRVRRGVVVEQNYTGQFRRFLRMMTGYQAEALVRRYDGRPLAPTEIAQGVLEEVGAGVR, from the coding sequence GTGCGCGACCAGGACGTCAGCCTGGTGATCGGCGGCGACGCCGGCCAGGGCGTCGAGTCCAGCGGCGCCGGCTTCTCCAGCGCGCTGGCCCGGGCGGGCTACCACATCTTCTGCATCGCCGACTACCGCTCGCGCATCCGCGGGGGCCACAACTTCTACCAGATCCGGGCGGCGACACGGCCCGTCGCCTCGCACGCGGAGCCGCCGGCGCTGCTCCTCGCCCTGACCGCCGAGTCGGTGGAGCTCCACCTGGAGAAGCTGGCGCCGGATGCCGCCGTCATCTACGACAGCTCCTTCCGCCTCGACCGCACCGCCGTCGAGCGGAGCGGCCGGCTGGCGGTGCCGGTGCCGATGAACGAGATCGCCGTCCGCCACGGAAGCAAGGTGATGATGAACACCGCGGCGCTGGCGGCGGCGGCCGGCCTCCTCCACTTCCCGCTGGGGCAGATGGAGGAGGTGATCCGGCGGAACTTCGCACGCAAGGGCGAGACGGCGGTGGAGGGGAACCTGGCGGTGGCCCGCGAGACCTACGCCCTGGTGGCCGGCTCGCCCGAGGCCGCCCGCTTCCGCTACCGCCTGCCCGGCCGTCCGGGGCAGCCGGAGCGGATGCTCCTCCACGGGAACCACGCCTTCAGCCTGGGGGCGGTGGCGGCCGGCTGCCGCTTCATCGCCGCCTACCCCATGACCCCGGCCACCACCATCCTGGAGTGGATGACGGCCCACGCCGAGCCGCTGGGCGTGGTCACCAAGCACGCCGAAGACGAGCTGGCGGCCGTCTGTATGGCCATCGGCGCGGGTTTCGCCGGCGCGAGGGCGATGTGCTCCACCTCCGGCGGCGGCTTCTCGTTGATGACCGAGGCGCTGGGTCTGGCCGGCATGACGGAGACGCCGGTGGTGGTGGTGGACGTCCAGCGGGGTGGGCCCTCCACCGGCCTGCCCACCCGGACCGAGCAGGGTGACCTGCTCTTCGTCCTGCACGCCTCCCAGGGCGACTTCCCGCGCTTCGTCCTGGCACCCGGCGACCACGTGGACGCCTTCGAGACGGCGATGCGCGCCTTCAACCTGGCCGAGAGGTACCAGGCGCCGGTGATCGTGCTCAGCGACGAGTTCCTGGCCTCGAGCCTGCGCACGCTGGAGTTCGGCCAGCTCCGGCGCGACGCGGTGCCCATCGACCGGGGGAAGACGCGGCGTCCCGGGGAGAAGCCGCTTCCCGGGGAGCGGGGGGCGGGTGGCGGGCAGCAAGACGGCTCGGCCGGGAGGCGGGACGGGTACCTCCGCTTCGCCTTCACCGCCGACGGCATCTCGCCGCGCGTGATCCCCGGCGACCCGCAGGCGGTCTACGGCGCGTCCAGCGACGAGCATGACGAGGCCGGCCACATCACCGAGGAGATGGACAACCGCAGGCGGATGATGGAGAAGCGGATGCGGAAGCTGGAGACGGCGCTGGCGGCCGGCGACGTGCGCGGGCCGCGCCGGGTGGGGCCCGAAGAGGCGGAGGTGACGCTCCTCACCTGGGGCTCCACGCTGGGACCGGCCCGCGAGGCGCTGGAGGTGCTCCAGGCCCGGGGCGTGCGCGCCAACCTGCTCCATTGGACCGACATCTGGCCCTTCCACGTGGAGGCGGCGGAGCGGGAGCTGCGCCGGGTGCGCCGCGGGGTGGTGGTGGAGCAGAACTACACGGGGCAGTTCCGGCGCTTCCTGAGGATGATGACCGGCTACCAGGCGGAGGCGCTGGTCCGCCGCTACGACGGCCGGCCGCTGGCGCCGACCGAGATCGCCCAGGGTGTGCTGGAGGAGGTGGGCGCCGGTGTCCGTTGA